A genomic region of Haliaeetus albicilla chromosome 8, bHalAlb1.1, whole genome shotgun sequence contains the following coding sequences:
- the ELOVL1 gene encoding very long chain fatty acid elongase 1: protein MEGIVTMYQDFMKKADPRIADYPLMQSPFLVMGILLAYVYFVLSLGPRLMANRKPLNLKKFMVLYNFFLVGLSLYIVYEFLMAGWLTGYTWRCDPVDFSQDPKALRMVSVAWLFVFSKFIELTDTVIFVLRKKNEQVTFLHLFHHSVLPWSWWWGAKFGPGGMGSFHAMINSMVHVVMYFYYGLSAAGPAFQKYLWWKKHITAIQLAQFVIVSIHISQYYFMPSCQYQFPIFIHLIWIYGTIFFILFSNFWYQSYTKGKRLPRVAQQAVQHNGSSIHENGTVTNGKVKAN from the exons ATGGAGGGGATTGTGACCATGTATCAGGACTTCATGAAGAAAGCAG ACCCCCGCATTGCTGATTATCCACTGATGCAGTCCCCGTTCCTTGTGATGGGCATCCTTCTGGCATATGTCTACTTTGTACTATCCTTGGGTCCCCGGCTAATGGCCAACAGAAAGCCTTTAAACCTGAAGAAGTTCATGGTGCTATACAACTTCTTTCTGGTGGGACTCTCACTTTACATAGTCTATGAG TTCCTGATGGCAGGGTGGCTTACTGGTTACACCTGGCGATGTGACCCTGTGGACTTCTCGCAGGACCCCAAGGCCCTCAGG ATGGTCAGTGTTGCTTGGCTCTTTGTCTTCTCCAAGTTCATTGAACTGACAGACACG GTGATCTTTGTCCTGCGGAAGAAGAATGAACAGGTCACATTCCTGCACCTCTTCCACCACTCTGTTCTGCCTTGGAGCTGGTGGTGGGGAGCAAAGTTTGGTCCAG GGGGAATGGGCTCATTCCATGCCATGATCAATTCCATGGTGCATGTTGTCATGTACTTCTACTATGGACTCTCagcagcaggacctgcctttcagaAGTACCTGTGGTGGAAGAAGCACATTACAGCCATCCAGCTG GCACAGTTTGTGATTGTCTCCATCCACATCTCCCAGTATTACTTCATGCCCAGCTGCCAGTACCAGTTCCCCATCTTCATCCACCTCATCTGGATTTATGGGACCatcttcttcatcctcttctcCAACTTCTGGTACCAGTCCTACACCAAGGGCAAACGGTTGCCCCGGGTGGCTCAGCAAGCAGTCCAGCACAATGGTAGCAGCATCCATGAGAATGGCACTGTCACCAATGGCAAGGTCAAAGCCAACTAG